The genomic region GTGGAGTGAGTGATCGAGATGACCTGAAATCAGTGCGTCGCCAGGTCGGTTCATGGATTGGCGGCATGCAAAGCCGGTCGATTCTACAACAGTTCAGCCGCCTGGTTCGACCTCTTCTGCCGCACCGCGCTCACCATTGGCTGCCCGGTCACGGCTATAATCGCCGGCTTTGATCAACCTCTTCAGGAACAGCCATGTCGAAATTCGAGAACGTGTCCGTCGTCAAGCAGGCCAATGTCTATTTTGACGGCAAGGTGACCAGCCGCAGCATTCATTTTTCCGATGGATCGATGAAAACCCTGGGCTTCATGCTGCCCGGAGAGTATCGCTTCAACACCGGCGACCGGGAGCTGATGGAGATCATGTCGGGCAAGCTCGACCTGCAGCTGTCCG from Pseudomonadales bacterium harbors:
- a CDS encoding pyrimidine/purine nucleoside phosphorylase, which produces MSKFENVSVVKQANVYFDGKVTSRSIHFSDGSMKTLGFMLPGEYRFNTGDRELMEIMSGKLDLQLSGSSEWRPITAGQSFEVPGASSFTVRVSEPTDYCCSFIK